A single region of the Streptomyces caelestis genome encodes:
- a CDS encoding SDR family oxidoreductase — MGLRNHVVVVTGASSGIGRATAEAFARKGCAVVLAARREEALEATAHACAKHRGARTLVVPTDTTDVQAVEDLARRAVEGFGRIDVWVNNAAVNAFGRFEDVPLEDFRRVLDVNVMGYVHGARAALKVMREQGTGTLINIASIVGAVAQPYSHPYGMSKHAVRGLGSSLRQQLRVEGVKGIEVCTVLPATIDTPHFQQAANYTGRKVVAMPPVYSPERVARTVVRLARRPRREVVVGPAGRALVRQSRMAPGLAERAMARQTDKTHLFHDEQAPATHGALHVPAEGEGSVHGGWGGRRRTALRRTAVAAALAGAAVAAGRRMHHGPAGA; from the coding sequence ATGGGACTGCGCAATCACGTGGTGGTGGTGACCGGAGCGTCCAGCGGGATCGGACGGGCCACGGCCGAGGCGTTCGCGCGCAAGGGCTGCGCCGTGGTGCTGGCCGCGCGACGCGAGGAGGCGCTGGAGGCGACGGCCCACGCGTGCGCGAAGCACCGCGGGGCACGGACACTGGTCGTGCCGACCGACACGACGGACGTCCAGGCGGTCGAGGACCTGGCGCGGCGTGCCGTGGAGGGGTTCGGCCGGATCGACGTCTGGGTCAACAACGCGGCCGTCAACGCCTTCGGCCGTTTCGAGGACGTGCCGCTGGAGGACTTCCGCAGGGTCCTGGACGTCAATGTCATGGGCTACGTGCACGGGGCCCGGGCGGCTTTGAAGGTGATGCGGGAGCAGGGCACGGGGACGTTGATCAACATCGCGTCCATCGTGGGTGCGGTGGCGCAGCCGTACAGCCACCCGTACGGCATGTCCAAGCACGCCGTACGCGGGCTCGGCTCCAGCCTTCGGCAACAGCTCCGGGTGGAGGGTGTGAAGGGCATCGAGGTGTGCACGGTGCTGCCCGCGACCATCGACACGCCGCACTTCCAGCAGGCGGCCAACTACACGGGGCGCAAGGTGGTGGCCATGCCGCCCGTCTACAGTCCCGAGCGGGTCGCCCGGACAGTCGTGCGACTCGCCCGCCGGCCGCGTCGGGAAGTCGTGGTCGGCCCCGCGGGCCGCGCTCTGGTGCGCCAGTCCCGGATGGCACCCGGACTCGCGGAGCGGGCCATGGCACGGCAGACGGACAAGACCCATCTGTTCCACGACGAGCAGGCTCCGGCCACGCACGGAGCGCTGCACGTACCGGCCGAGGGTGAGGGGTCGGTGCACGGCGGCTGGGGCGGGCGGCGGCGCACCGCGCTGCGCAGGACGGCCGTCGCCGCCGCACTGGCGGGAGCGGCCGTGGCCGCCGGGCGGCGGATGCATCACGGCCCGGCGGGCGCCTGA
- a CDS encoding DUF1360 domain-containing protein — MNTSTVTDSRLARRLHRLLDRTRRNYAAGHDRPLGGYLAAMAGFAAYTAAWTTAVRRLGRPLPERPEPWDVALTSVATFRLSRLLSKASVTSPLRAPFTRYVGPQGPAELHEEARPEPGRHTAGELATCPFCMSVWVATTLTAGQLLWPRPTRTAMGTLAALAGADALQLAYSALVTTTEKTSDEQM, encoded by the coding sequence ATGAACACCTCAACAGTGACTGACAGCCGCCTCGCCCGGCGGCTGCACAGGCTCCTCGACCGCACCCGGCGGAACTACGCGGCGGGGCACGACCGGCCGCTGGGCGGCTATCTCGCGGCCATGGCGGGCTTCGCGGCGTACACGGCGGCCTGGACCACGGCGGTACGGCGCCTCGGGCGCCCGCTGCCCGAGCGGCCCGAGCCGTGGGACGTCGCACTGACCTCGGTGGCCACGTTCCGGCTCAGCCGACTGCTGAGCAAGGCATCGGTGACCAGCCCGCTGCGCGCCCCCTTCACGAGGTACGTCGGCCCGCAAGGCCCCGCCGAACTGCACGAGGAGGCGCGGCCCGAGCCCGGCAGGCACACCGCCGGCGAGCTCGCGACCTGCCCGTTCTGCATGAGCGTCTGGGTGGCCACGACCCTGACCGCCGGCCAGCTGCTCTGGCCCCGCCCGACCCGCACCGCCATGGGCACGCTCGCGGCCCTGGCCGGGGCGGACGCGCTGCAACTGGCGTACAGCGCGCTGGTGACAACGACGGAGAAGACGTCAGACGAACAGATGTGA
- a CDS encoding SRPBCC family protein, translated as MTEYERSRTMPAQPEQVFDQAANIGQLDTWLPEALHVEAEELPAVTVHEDRTDEDTSALLRARRDQMRLEWGTRDQGSYAGWLQVAGISGGASEVTVHLSFFDERHDPGETMVRDALDTSLQRLEEQVRLRVDHAAG; from the coding sequence ATGACCGAGTACGAACGTTCCCGCACGATGCCCGCACAGCCCGAGCAGGTCTTCGACCAGGCCGCGAACATCGGCCAGTTGGACACCTGGCTGCCGGAGGCCCTGCATGTCGAGGCCGAGGAGCTGCCCGCGGTCACCGTGCACGAGGACCGCACCGACGAGGACACCTCCGCCCTGCTGCGTGCCCGGCGCGACCAGATGCGGCTCGAATGGGGCACCCGCGACCAGGGCAGCTACGCGGGCTGGCTCCAGGTCGCCGGCATCAGCGGCGGAGCCAGTGAGGTGACGGTGCACCTGTCGTTCTTCGACGAGCGCCACGACCCCGGCGAGACGATGGTCCGCGACGCCCTGGACACCAGCCTTCAGCGCCTGGAGGAGCAGGTGCGGCTGCGCGTCGACCACGCGGCCGGCTGA
- the dhaL gene encoding dihydroxyacetone kinase subunit DhaL, with amino-acid sequence MLDADFFRRWMTVTAASVNREAERLTALDSPIGDADHGSNLQRGFTAVTATLEKEAPGTPGGILTLAGRQLISTVGGASGPLYGTLLRRTGKALGDAAEVSAEQLAEALRAGVEAVMTLGGAAPGDKTMIDALVPAVDALGDSFAAARTAAEEGAVATTPLQARKGRASYLGERSIGHQDPGATSAALLVAGLAEAAGE; translated from the coding sequence GTGCTCGACGCCGATTTCTTCCGCCGTTGGATGACGGTGACCGCCGCGTCCGTGAACCGTGAGGCGGAACGGCTCACCGCCCTCGACTCCCCCATCGGGGACGCCGACCACGGCAGCAACCTCCAGCGTGGTTTCACGGCCGTGACGGCGACCCTGGAGAAGGAGGCTCCCGGCACGCCCGGCGGGATCCTGACGCTCGCCGGGCGCCAGCTGATCTCGACGGTCGGCGGTGCCTCGGGCCCGCTGTACGGGACGCTGCTGCGCCGTACCGGCAAGGCGCTCGGGGATGCCGCCGAGGTCAGCGCGGAGCAGCTGGCCGAGGCGCTGCGGGCCGGGGTGGAAGCGGTCATGACGCTGGGCGGTGCCGCGCCGGGCGACAAGACCATGATCGACGCGCTGGTGCCCGCGGTGGACGCGCTGGGCGACTCGTTCGCGGCGGCCCGGACCGCCGCCGAGGAGGGCGCCGTGGCGACGACGCCCTTGCAGGCGCGCAAGGGCCGGGCGAGCTATCTGGGCGAGCGCAGCATCGGGCACCAGGATCCGGGTGCCACGTCGGCGGCGCTGCTCGTCGCCGGACTCGCGGAGGCAGCAGGTGAGTGA
- a CDS encoding SPFH domain-containing protein: METSAFLIVGLILALFAVFTVVRAVRIVPQARARNVERLGRYHRTLNPGLNLVIPYIDRVHPVIDLREQVVSFKPQPVITEDNLVVEIDTVLYFQVTDPRAAFYEIASFLQAVEQLTVTTLRNVVGSMDLEKTLTSRDTINSQLRGVLDEATGKWGLRVNRVEIKAIDPPQSIKDAMQKQMRAERDKRAAILGAEGQRQSQILTAEGDKQAAVLRAEGNRTAAILQAEGQSRAIDEVFQAVHRNDPDPKLLAWQYLQTLPQLAQGSGSTFWVIPSEVTSALQGVSRAFSEALPPSPATREKPTDDMAAQAADDTAQAAQAAAAALADAAKADRAAPGPLPSRPPG, translated from the coding sequence ATGGAAACCTCGGCGTTCCTGATTGTCGGCCTGATCCTCGCGCTGTTCGCGGTTTTCACCGTGGTGCGGGCGGTCCGTATCGTTCCCCAGGCCCGGGCCCGTAACGTCGAGCGGCTCGGCCGCTACCACCGGACCCTGAACCCCGGCCTCAATCTCGTCATCCCGTACATCGACCGGGTCCATCCGGTGATCGACCTACGGGAACAGGTCGTCTCCTTCAAGCCGCAGCCGGTCATCACCGAGGACAATCTGGTCGTCGAGATCGACACCGTCCTTTATTTCCAGGTCACCGATCCGCGAGCGGCTTTCTACGAGATCGCGAGCTTTCTCCAGGCGGTCGAGCAGTTGACGGTCACCACGCTGCGCAATGTCGTGGGATCCATGGACCTGGAGAAGACCCTCACCTCGCGCGACACGATCAACAGCCAGCTCCGTGGCGTCCTGGACGAGGCCACCGGCAAGTGGGGGCTCAGGGTCAACCGCGTGGAGATCAAGGCCATCGACCCCCCGCAGTCCATCAAGGACGCGATGCAGAAGCAGATGCGAGCCGAGCGGGACAAGCGAGCCGCGATCCTCGGGGCCGAAGGGCAGCGCCAGTCACAGATACTCACCGCCGAAGGCGACAAGCAGGCCGCCGTCCTGCGCGCGGAGGGCAACCGTACCGCCGCGATCCTCCAGGCCGAGGGCCAGTCCCGGGCCATCGACGAGGTGTTCCAGGCCGTGCACCGCAACGACCCCGACCCCAAGCTGCTCGCCTGGCAGTACCTCCAGACGCTGCCCCAGCTGGCGCAGGGCTCGGGCAGCACCTTCTGGGTGATCCCCAGTGAGGTCACCTCCGCACTCCAGGGTGTGTCCCGCGCCTTCAGCGAGGCACTGCCCCCGTCACCGGCCACGCGCGAGAAACCCACGGACGACATGGCTGCCCAGGCCGCCGACGACACGGCGCAGGCGGCACAAGCCGCCGCCGCGGCCCTCGCGGACGCGGCCAAGGCCGATCGCGCCGCCCCCGGACCTCTCCCGTCCCGGCCCCCTGGCTGA
- a CDS encoding fibronectin type III domain-containing protein, with protein sequence MRGVSSLPSCFRRLALCAALVPVASCGWTGTGEGDGGSPPGAPTGVTATAGTATSVHVMWNTTARADVYEVYRDTTKVGEVPGSKHMVDVTGLRPSALYAFTVRARDAEGRLGPRSREVRARTPAAVADDHSAPARPSAPRGRAVGSRAVQLSWSASTDDRGVASYDIHQGEAKIHSVSGSQTAAVVTGLRPGTAYSFTVRARDAAGNVSPAASAVPVTTPGTDDGRATAPTGFRATSHRVDGAYYVDLSWVPPRVDGELTEYRIYLDGRPATSLVYGGDAPRDRATYSFYVGRDAGVSHRVRLRAMLPDGTWGGFSAERTVTTGPGR encoded by the coding sequence GTGCGAGGCGTTTCCTCTCTCCCCTCCTGCTTCCGCCGCCTCGCGCTCTGCGCGGCTCTCGTCCCGGTCGCCTCCTGCGGCTGGACCGGCACGGGCGAAGGGGACGGCGGCTCTCCGCCCGGCGCGCCGACAGGCGTCACCGCGACCGCGGGCACGGCGACGAGCGTGCACGTCATGTGGAACACGACCGCCAGGGCCGATGTCTACGAGGTGTATCGCGACACCACGAAGGTCGGGGAAGTGCCCGGCTCGAAGCACATGGTGGACGTCACCGGGCTCCGGCCCTCCGCCCTGTATGCCTTCACCGTGCGGGCGCGGGACGCCGAGGGGCGGCTGGGACCGCGCAGCCGGGAAGTCCGGGCGAGGACACCCGCGGCCGTCGCGGACGACCACTCCGCACCGGCCCGCCCGTCGGCGCCGCGCGGCCGGGCGGTGGGCAGCCGGGCGGTCCAGCTGTCCTGGTCCGCCTCGACGGACGACCGGGGCGTGGCGTCGTACGACATCCATCAGGGCGAAGCGAAGATCCACAGCGTGAGCGGGTCCCAGACGGCCGCCGTGGTCACGGGGCTGCGGCCCGGCACGGCCTACTCGTTCACCGTCCGGGCCAGGGACGCGGCCGGGAACGTCTCCCCCGCCGCTTCCGCCGTCCCTGTCACCACGCCGGGCACGGACGACGGCCGTGCGACGGCCCCCACCGGCTTCCGGGCGACGAGCCACCGCGTGGACGGGGCGTACTACGTCGACCTGAGCTGGGTGCCGCCGCGCGTGGACGGTGAGCTCACCGAGTACCGGATTTACCTGGACGGCCGGCCCGCCACGTCTCTGGTGTACGGCGGGGACGCGCCGCGCGACCGGGCCACGTACAGCTTCTACGTGGGACGGGACGCCGGTGTCAGCCACCGGGTCCGGCTCCGGGCGATGCTGCCGGACGGCACTTGGGGTGGCTTCTCGGCGGAGCGGACGGTGACGACGGGTCCGGGGCGCTGA
- a CDS encoding glycoside hydrolase family 75 protein has product MAGRGALLAPAAPPAASPRVAGRGALLAPPAPPAAPPRATWRENPVSAADLLAKVRDCTPVSRGRYRSDNGTPAHIPVCGTREAVFWKADMDIDCDGRPGPRCNRRTDPYFSDSTAYAQSDGRPLSPERLPFIVVPAPSRIWDYREHGVGGGSVAAVVFRDRVQYAVVGDTGPQDIIGEASYATAKALGIRADPQGGGTPSGVTYIVFKDARVSPIEDHAAAVTAGERLARRFVGAR; this is encoded by the coding sequence GTGGCGGGGCGTGGTGCCCTGCTCGCTCCGGCGGCACCGCCCGCTGCCTCGCCTCGGGTGGCGGGGCGTGGTGCCCTGCTCGCCCCGCCGGCACCGCCCGCCGCCCCGCCTCGGGCTACGTGGCGCGAGAACCCCGTCAGCGCCGCCGACCTGCTGGCCAAGGTGCGGGACTGTACTCCGGTCTCCCGCGGCCGTTACCGCAGCGACAACGGCACACCCGCGCACATCCCGGTCTGCGGCACCCGTGAAGCCGTCTTCTGGAAGGCCGACATGGACATCGACTGCGACGGCCGCCCCGGACCCCGCTGCAACCGCCGCACGGACCCGTATTTTTCCGACAGCACGGCCTACGCACAGTCAGACGGCCGCCCCCTGAGCCCCGAACGCCTCCCCTTCATCGTCGTGCCCGCCCCCAGCCGTATCTGGGACTACCGGGAGCACGGCGTGGGCGGCGGGTCCGTCGCGGCCGTCGTCTTCCGCGACCGTGTGCAGTACGCGGTCGTCGGTGACACGGGCCCGCAGGACATCATCGGAGAGGCGTCCTACGCGACCGCCAAGGCTCTCGGTATCCGCGCCGACCCGCAGGGCGGCGGCACCCCGTCCGGCGTCACCTACATCGTCTTCAAGGACGCCCGTGTGTCACCCATCGAGGACCACGCGGCGGCCGTGACGGCGGGGGAGCGGCTGGCGAGGCGATTCGTCGGCGCACGCTGA
- a CDS encoding cytochrome P450, producing MNQSRRTPIIDSSLALLTKGYTWLPDRRRRTTAPLVRARLMGQHAVALYGPEAVRFFYDERHVERRTALPGPVLSTLFGHGAVHTLDGQDHRVRKGMFLSLLTGAEAVAGLVDHVTAVWDEAVKSWSGRRVVLFDETSRVLTRGVCRWVGIPLDDADGVARDLIAMVDGFATPGPRHWRARRARARSEAWLGRLVEDVRAESVTARPESALDVVARHRDADGRLLDAHTAAVELLNVIRPTVAVSWFVAYTGHALRLRPGLRERLGEDDSAYAVAFAHELRRFYPFAPFVGGQAVADLEWRGEPIPAGTMVLLDLYGQNHDPALWDDPYTFEPQRFLDRPPARDELIPQGGGDRTAGHRCPGEDVTVALLRAIGPRLARLEYDVPEQDLRIPLTRVPARVRSGFVIENVHAPAPAHGARADGMARTSS from the coding sequence ATGAACCAGAGTCGTCGTACACCGATCATCGACAGCTCTCTCGCCCTCCTGACCAAGGGGTACACGTGGCTGCCCGACCGGAGGCGCCGCACCACCGCTCCGCTCGTGCGCGCCCGGCTGATGGGACAGCACGCCGTCGCTCTGTACGGCCCCGAGGCGGTGCGGTTCTTCTACGACGAGCGGCATGTGGAGCGCCGGACGGCGTTGCCCGGCCCGGTGCTGAGCACGCTGTTCGGACACGGAGCCGTGCACACCCTGGACGGGCAGGACCACCGCGTGCGCAAGGGGATGTTCCTCTCCCTGCTCACCGGTGCCGAGGCGGTCGCCGGGCTGGTGGACCACGTCACCGCGGTGTGGGACGAGGCTGTGAAGTCGTGGTCCGGCCGCCGGGTCGTGCTCTTCGACGAAACGAGCCGCGTGCTCACCCGGGGCGTGTGCCGGTGGGTCGGAATCCCCCTGGACGACGCCGATGGGGTCGCGCGGGACCTGATCGCCATGGTCGACGGTTTCGCCACGCCGGGGCCGCGCCACTGGCGGGCCCGCCGCGCCCGGGCCCGCAGCGAGGCGTGGCTGGGACGTCTGGTCGAGGACGTACGGGCGGAGTCCGTCACCGCGCGGCCCGAGTCGGCACTGGACGTGGTGGCCCGGCACCGGGACGCCGACGGCCGGCTCCTCGACGCGCACACCGCCGCGGTCGAACTGCTCAATGTGATCCGCCCGACCGTCGCGGTGTCCTGGTTCGTCGCCTACACCGGTCACGCGCTGCGCCTGCGGCCCGGCCTGCGGGAACGCCTGGGCGAGGACGACTCCGCCTACGCCGTGGCGTTCGCCCACGAGCTGCGGCGCTTCTACCCCTTCGCTCCCTTCGTCGGCGGCCAGGCCGTCGCCGATCTGGAGTGGCGGGGAGAACCGATTCCCGCCGGCACGATGGTCCTGCTCGACCTCTACGGGCAGAACCACGACCCCGCCCTCTGGGACGATCCGTACACCTTCGAACCGCAGCGCTTCCTCGACCGGCCGCCCGCGCGCGACGAGCTGATCCCCCAGGGCGGCGGCGACCGCACCGCCGGGCACCGCTGCCCCGGCGAGGACGTCACGGTCGCCCTGCTGCGGGCCATCGGGCCGCGGCTGGCCCGGCTGGAGTACGACGTGCCCGAACAGGACCTGCGCATCCCGCTGACCCGCGTTCCGGCACGGGTACGCAGCGGGTTCGTCATCGAGAACGTCCATGCTCCGGCACCTGCACACGGGGCCCGGGCGGACGGCATGGCGAGGACGTCGTCATGA
- a CDS encoding PTS sugar transporter subunit IIA domain-containing protein produces the protein MSDERLVGIVLVSHSAEVAASVAALAKGLAGGGPAVPVAPAGGTEGGGLGTSAELIAAAAASVDRGAGVAVLTDLGSAVLTVKALLAEGDELPEQTRLVDAPFVEGAVAAVVTAATGADLAAVESAAAEAYTYRKV, from the coding sequence GTGAGTGACGAGCGGCTCGTGGGGATCGTGCTGGTGTCGCACAGCGCGGAGGTGGCCGCGTCGGTCGCCGCGCTGGCGAAAGGGCTCGCGGGCGGTGGCCCGGCGGTGCCCGTCGCCCCGGCGGGCGGCACCGAGGGCGGCGGGCTCGGCACGAGTGCCGAACTGATCGCCGCGGCGGCCGCGTCCGTCGACCGCGGTGCCGGCGTCGCCGTCCTGACCGATCTGGGCAGCGCGGTGCTCACCGTGAAGGCACTGCTGGCGGAGGGCGACGAACTCCCCGAGCAGACCCGGCTGGTGGACGCCCCGTTCGTGGAGGGAGCCGTGGCCGCGGTCGTCACGGCGGCCACCGGGGCCGATCTGGCGGCGGTGGAGTCGGCGGCCGCGGAGGCGTACACCTACCGGAAGGTGTGA
- a CDS encoding NfeD family protein, giving the protein MDPWLIWLIIAAVLAVAEILTLTAALGMLSAAALVTAGSAAVGLPLPFQFLVFTAVATVTLLFVRPVALRHMLPSQTARFGVDALVGKGAYVVSEVTGMGGRVRIDGEEWTARAFDETLVIPAGKTVDVIEISGATAIVYPRD; this is encoded by the coding sequence ATGGATCCATGGCTGATCTGGTTGATCATCGCAGCCGTATTGGCGGTGGCGGAGATCCTCACCCTGACCGCTGCGCTCGGGATGCTGAGTGCGGCCGCGTTGGTCACGGCGGGTTCCGCCGCGGTCGGACTGCCACTGCCTTTCCAGTTCCTGGTCTTCACCGCCGTCGCTACCGTCACCTTGCTGTTCGTGCGCCCCGTCGCGCTGCGCCACATGCTCCCTTCCCAGACGGCACGGTTCGGCGTGGACGCCCTGGTCGGCAAGGGCGCCTATGTCGTCTCGGAAGTGACGGGCATGGGCGGCAGGGTCCGTATCGACGGTGAGGAGTGGACGGCCCGCGCCTTCGACGAGACGCTGGTGATTCCTGCTGGAAAGACCGTCGACGTCATAGAGATCAGCGGCGCCACCGCGATCGTCTACCCACGGGACTGA
- the dhaK gene encoding dihydroxyacetone kinase subunit DhaK → MKMLINVPETVVADALRGLAAAHPDLTVDVENRVIVRRDAPVAGKVGLVSGGGSGHEPLHGGFVGPGMLSAACPGEVFTSPVPDQMLRAAAAVDSGAGVLFIVKNYTGDVLNFDMAAELAEDEGIQIAKVLVNDDVAVTDSLYTAGRRGTGATLFVEKIAGAAADEGMPLERVEAIARQVNENSRSFGVALSACSTPAKGSPTFDLPPGELELGIGIHGEPGRERRAMMTSGEIAEVAVEAVVEDLRPRNPVLVLVNGMGATPLLELYGFNAEVHRVLAARGVPVARVLVGNYVTSLDMAGASVTLCQVDEELLRLWDAPVKTPGLRWGV, encoded by the coding sequence GTGAAGATGCTGATCAACGTCCCGGAGACCGTGGTCGCGGACGCGCTGCGTGGTCTGGCGGCGGCCCACCCGGATCTGACCGTGGACGTGGAGAACCGGGTGATCGTACGGCGGGACGCTCCCGTGGCCGGGAAAGTGGGGCTGGTCTCGGGCGGTGGCTCGGGGCACGAGCCGCTGCACGGGGGGTTCGTGGGGCCCGGCATGCTGTCGGCGGCCTGTCCGGGCGAGGTGTTCACCTCCCCGGTGCCCGACCAGATGCTGCGCGCGGCCGCCGCCGTGGACAGCGGGGCCGGGGTGCTCTTCATCGTGAAGAACTACACCGGTGACGTGCTCAACTTCGACATGGCCGCCGAACTGGCCGAGGACGAGGGCATCCAGATCGCGAAGGTGCTGGTCAACGATGACGTGGCGGTGACCGACAGCCTTTACACGGCGGGGCGGCGCGGTACCGGCGCGACCCTGTTCGTGGAGAAGATCGCGGGCGCCGCCGCCGACGAGGGCATGCCGCTGGAGCGGGTCGAGGCCATCGCCCGGCAGGTCAACGAGAACTCCCGCAGTTTCGGTGTCGCGCTGAGCGCGTGCAGCACACCGGCCAAGGGCAGCCCCACCTTCGATCTGCCGCCCGGAGAACTGGAGTTGGGCATCGGCATCCACGGCGAACCCGGCCGGGAGCGGCGAGCGATGATGACGTCCGGCGAGATCGCCGAGGTCGCCGTCGAGGCGGTGGTGGAAGACCTGAGGCCGCGCAATCCCGTGCTGGTCCTCGTCAACGGCATGGGGGCGACGCCCCTGCTCGAACTGTACGGCTTCAACGCCGAGGTGCACCGGGTGCTCGCCGCCCGCGGCGTCCCCGTCGCCCGCGTCCTCGTGGGCAACTACGTCACCTCCCTGGACATGGCGGGCGCCTCCGTCACCCTGTGCCAGGTCGACGAGGAGCTGCTGCGGCTGTGGGACGCGCCGGTGAAGACGCCCGGTCTGCGCTGGGGCGTGTGA
- a CDS encoding PadR family transcriptional regulator: MSLPHAILTALLEKPSSGLELTRRFDRSIGYFWSATHQQIYRELGKLENDGLIRALPAEQPTRGQKKSYEVLPAGRAELARWTAASQDPKPHRDALLLRLRAAAVVGTAGLEADLRRHLELHERQLAEYQEIERRDFPPGRDGAEDRLRHLVLQAGIDLETFWTQWLRRALADVAELPDGEQTRPA, encoded by the coding sequence ATGTCACTCCCGCACGCGATCCTCACCGCCCTGCTCGAGAAGCCGTCGTCCGGGCTGGAGCTGACCCGCCGGTTCGACCGGTCGATCGGGTACTTCTGGTCGGCGACGCACCAGCAGATCTATCGCGAGCTGGGAAAGCTGGAGAACGACGGCCTGATCCGGGCCCTGCCCGCCGAACAGCCGACGCGCGGGCAGAAGAAGAGCTACGAGGTCCTTCCGGCGGGCCGCGCCGAACTGGCCCGCTGGACGGCCGCTTCCCAGGACCCCAAGCCGCACCGCGACGCGCTGCTGCTGCGGCTGAGGGCGGCGGCCGTGGTCGGCACGGCGGGCCTGGAGGCCGATCTGCGGCGCCACCTGGAGCTGCACGAGCGGCAGCTGGCGGAGTACCAGGAGATCGAAAGGCGCGACTTCCCGCCCGGCCGGGACGGCGCCGAGGACCGGCTGCGGCATCTGGTGCTCCAGGCCGGCATCGACCTGGAGACGTTCTGGACCCAGTGGCTCAGGCGCGCCCTGGCGGACGTCGCCGAACTCCCGGACGGCGAGCAGACCCGCCCGGCCTGA
- a CDS encoding carboxylate-amine ligase translates to MTTIGVEEEYLLLDPVTGLPVPLADKVRASAGLAHLVADQEVQCELLQAQVEVATPVCGTLEEAGGHLLRLRHAIGAAAETHGCRIAACGTPPLRHRHPVAVTDQARYRAMLTQAPQLVAEQLVNGMHVHVAVPSRETGVQVLNRLRVWLPTLTAMSANSPLWDGHDTGFASWRTVIFGRWPVSGAPPFFRDVADYDRRVTQLLETGVISDSGQLYWQARLSARYPTVEVRCLDVQLRADDAVMLAGMTHALVDTALTETAAGAPVPDCAPELLQVALWHAARHGLSDTLICPSGRPRRAGDVLYQLLRHVAPALDASGATRQVTALVHRLLQNGTGADRQRAALAEGGIRAVTDMIGAESSMS, encoded by the coding sequence ATGACGACGATCGGTGTGGAAGAGGAGTACCTGCTCCTCGACCCGGTTACCGGGCTGCCGGTACCCCTGGCCGACAAGGTGCGTGCGTCGGCGGGTCTGGCGCATCTCGTGGCCGACCAGGAGGTGCAGTGCGAGCTGCTGCAGGCGCAGGTCGAGGTGGCCACGCCGGTGTGCGGCACGCTGGAGGAGGCAGGGGGACATCTGCTGCGGCTGCGGCACGCCATCGGGGCGGCGGCGGAAACGCACGGCTGCCGGATCGCGGCCTGCGGGACGCCCCCGCTGCGCCATCGTCACCCGGTGGCCGTCACCGACCAGGCCCGTTACCGGGCCATGCTCACGCAGGCGCCCCAGCTGGTGGCGGAGCAGCTGGTCAACGGCATGCACGTGCACGTGGCCGTGCCCAGCCGGGAGACGGGCGTACAGGTCCTGAACCGGCTCCGGGTCTGGCTGCCGACGCTGACGGCCATGTCGGCGAACTCTCCGCTCTGGGACGGTCACGACACCGGCTTCGCCAGCTGGCGCACCGTGATCTTCGGCCGCTGGCCGGTCAGCGGCGCGCCGCCGTTCTTCCGTGACGTGGCCGACTACGACCGGCGGGTGACGCAACTGCTGGAGACCGGTGTGATCTCGGACAGCGGGCAGTTGTACTGGCAGGCCCGTCTGTCGGCCCGGTACCCCACCGTCGAGGTGCGGTGCCTGGACGTTCAACTGCGCGCTGACGACGCGGTCATGCTCGCGGGCATGACTCACGCTCTCGTGGACACCGCCCTCACGGAAACGGCCGCCGGGGCACCGGTGCCCGACTGCGCGCCTGAGCTTCTCCAGGTCGCCCTGTGGCATGCCGCCCGGCACGGTCTGAGCGACACCTTGATCTGCCCGAGCGGCCGGCCGCGCCGGGCCGGAGACGTGCTGTACCAGCTCCTGCGGCACGTCGCTCCGGCGCTCGACGCGTCCGGCGCGACCCGGCAGGTGACGGCCCTGGTCCACCGGCTTCTGCAGAACGGGACCGGAGCGGACAGGCAGCGCGCCGCCCTCGCCGAAGGCGGCATACGGGCCGTCACCGACATGATCGGTGCGGAGAGCAGCATGTCGTGA